In one Zalophus californianus isolate mZalCal1 chromosome 10, mZalCal1.pri.v2, whole genome shotgun sequence genomic region, the following are encoded:
- the LOC113932564 gene encoding 10 kDa heat shock protein, mitochondrial-like, with translation MAGEAFRKFLPLFDRVLVERSAAETVTKGGIMLPEKSQGKVLQATVVAVGSGSKGKGGEIHPVSVKVGDKVLPEYGGTKVVLDDKDYFLFRDGDILRKYVDRNHY, from the coding sequence ATGGCAGGGGAGGCGTTTAGAAAATTTCTTCCCCTCTTTGACCGAGTTTTAGTTGAAAGGAGTGCAGCTGAAACTGTAACCAAAGGAGGTATTAtgcttccagaaaaatctcaaggaaaagtGTTGCAAGCAACAGTAGTAGCTGTTGGATCAGGCTCTAAAGGAAAGGGTGGAGAGATTCATCCAGTTAGTGTGAAAGTTGGAGATAAAGTTCTCCCAGAATATGGAGGCACCAAAGTAGTTCTAGATGACaaggattatttcttatttagagaTGGTGACATTCTCAGAAAGTATGTGGAcagaaatcattattaa